A genomic segment from Marinobacter gudaonensis encodes:
- a CDS encoding L-threonylcarbamoyladenylate synthase, protein MSQFFQIHPETPQKRLINQAVDILRRGGVIVYPTDSAYAIGCHLGDKQAADRIKRIRRLDDKHNFTLVCRDLSDIGVYAKVDNTQYRLLKNFTPGPYTFILDATSEVPRRLLHPKRRSVGVRVPDNAIVQELLGELGEPIMSSTLILPGETEPMTDPYEIRDTLEHELDLIIDGGFCGLEATTVVDFTGDVPVVTRVGKGDPAPFEV, encoded by the coding sequence ATGAGTCAGTTTTTCCAGATTCACCCGGAGACGCCGCAGAAGCGTTTGATCAATCAGGCGGTGGATATCCTGCGGCGGGGCGGGGTGATTGTGTATCCCACGGATTCCGCCTATGCCATCGGGTGTCACCTGGGGGACAAGCAGGCGGCCGATCGGATCAAGCGGATTCGTCGGCTGGACGACAAGCACAACTTCACGCTCGTGTGCCGGGATCTTTCGGACATTGGGGTGTATGCCAAGGTGGACAACACCCAGTACCGGCTGCTGAAGAATTTCACGCCGGGGCCCTACACGTTCATTCTGGATGCGACCAGCGAAGTACCTCGGCGGCTGCTGCATCCGAAGCGTCGGTCTGTCGGCGTTCGGGTGCCGGATAACGCCATTGTCCAGGAATTGTTGGGCGAACTGGGCGAGCCGATCATGAGCAGTACGCTTATCCTGCCCGGTGAAACCGAACCGATGACCGATCCCTACGAGATCCGGGATACCCTGGAACACGAGCTGGATCTGATCATCGATGGCGGTTTCTGTGGTCTGGAGGCCACCACGGTGGTGGACTTCACCGGGGACGTGCCGGTGGTCACCCGGGTTGGCAAGGGCGATCCGGCACCCTTCGAGGTGTGA
- a CDS encoding MBL fold metallo-hydrolase translates to MSLKYRVIPVTPFEQNCTLLWCTETMKAAVVDPGGNLERIRAAVKEEGVTLEKILLTHAHIDHAGGTAELAKASGLPIEGPHREDDFWIQGLAMQAQMFGFPAPEIFTPSRWLEDGDTVTVGNEVLEVLHCPGHTPGHVVFFHRASKLAQVGDVLFNGSIGRTDFPRGDYNTLIRSIREKLFALGDDVQFICGHGPMSTFGRERQTNPFVSDHRG, encoded by the coding sequence ATGTCCCTGAAATACCGAGTGATCCCCGTGACCCCCTTCGAACAGAACTGCACCCTGCTCTGGTGCACGGAAACCATGAAGGCAGCCGTGGTGGACCCAGGCGGTAATCTGGAACGCATTCGGGCTGCCGTAAAGGAAGAAGGTGTCACGCTGGAAAAAATTCTCCTGACCCATGCCCACATTGACCACGCAGGCGGCACGGCGGAGCTTGCCAAGGCCTCGGGCTTGCCCATCGAGGGGCCGCATCGCGAAGATGATTTCTGGATCCAGGGTCTGGCCATGCAGGCGCAGATGTTCGGGTTCCCGGCGCCAGAGATTTTCACGCCGAGCCGGTGGCTTGAGGACGGCGACACCGTCACCGTGGGCAATGAGGTTCTCGAGGTACTGCATTGCCCTGGCCACACGCCGGGCCACGTGGTGTTTTTCCATCGCGCCTCAAAACTGGCCCAGGTAGGCGATGTGCTGTTCAACGGTTCCATTGGCCGCACGGATTTCCCAAGAGGCGACTACAACACCCTGATCCGGTCCATCCGGGAAAAGCTCTTCGCCCTTGGCGACGATGTGCAGTTCATCTGCGGCCATGGGCCCATGTCCACATTCGGTCGGGAACGGCAAACCAACCCGTTCGTTTCCGACCACCGGGGCTGA
- a CDS encoding BolA family protein — protein MKIQNAIETKLSDEFDAQVLQVENESHKHSVPPNSETHFKVTLVSPEFEGQMKVRRHQAIYKVLAEELAGPVHALALHLYSPEEWQATGQAAPESPNCMGGSKKDPAMAARTAQGEG, from the coding sequence ATGAAAATCCAGAACGCCATTGAAACCAAATTGAGCGATGAGTTTGACGCGCAGGTGCTTCAGGTGGAGAACGAGAGCCACAAGCACAGCGTGCCGCCGAATTCGGAAACCCATTTCAAGGTGACCCTGGTGTCGCCGGAGTTTGAGGGGCAGATGAAGGTTCGGCGGCATCAGGCGATTTACAAGGTGCTTGCCGAGGAACTGGCCGGGCCGGTGCATGCGCTGGCTCTGCATCTGTATTCGCCGGAGGAGTGGCAGGCGACCGGGCAGGCGGCGCCGGAGTCTCCGAATTGTATGGGCGGGTCCAAGAAGGATCCGGCGATGGCGGCGCGCACCGCTCAGGGAGAGGGTTGA